The Streptomyces nitrosporeus genome includes a window with the following:
- the mtrB gene encoding MtrAB system histidine kinase MtrB, with product MTPGSAAPKPGGPGVRTERAAGHDPASSRFGRVLRGGRLFHEAPGGTVLRLLMRWARRPLLPAVRLWRRNLQLRVVAGTLLMSIGVVLLLGFVVIGQVRNGLLDAKAKAAQTQAAGGFAAAQANANAPLAPGDQGEEEGADGVTANTSWRTELVDQLASGGANAFNVVALSADSVDQGATSRAPRGSGSVEASSVPQRLRDDVAKGPGAFQTYTEIRYSYGKDPRPGLVVGKRLYDIDHNPYELYYLFPLTQEEKSLTLVTTTLATAGLFVVVLLGAIAWFVVRQVVTPVRMAAGIAERLSAGRLQERMKVTGEDDIARLGEAFNKMAQNLQLKISQLEELSRMQRRFVSDVSHELRTPLTTVRMAADVIHEARVDFDPVTARSAELLGDQLDRFESLLSDLLEISRFDAGAAALDAEPIDLRSVVRRVIGGAEPLAERKGSRIVVMGDELPVVAEADPRRVERVLRNLVVNAVEHGEGRDVVVRMGVAQGAVAVAVRDYGVGLKPGEATRVFNRFWRADPARARTTGGTGLGLSIAVEDARLHGGWLQAWGEPGGGSQFRLTLPRTADEPLRGSPIPLEPEDSRRNREERERSKAAEAAGDHRLMPVPSQGGAASRAQLPVPARGSMVPRPAPGPVDPAALPGSGAWVVPRPAGERPDGAVGPVTQEPEQEDTTRGH from the coding sequence ATGACCCCGGGCAGCGCTGCTCCGAAACCCGGGGGGCCGGGAGTCCGTACGGAGCGGGCTGCCGGCCATGATCCGGCGTCCTCCCGGTTCGGCCGGGTGCTGAGGGGTGGCCGGCTGTTCCACGAAGCGCCGGGAGGGACGGTGCTGCGCCTGCTGATGAGGTGGGCGCGGCGGCCGTTGCTGCCCGCTGTGCGGCTGTGGCGCCGCAATCTCCAGCTCCGGGTGGTCGCGGGCACGCTGCTGATGTCGATCGGTGTGGTGCTGCTGCTGGGCTTCGTGGTGATCGGGCAGGTGCGCAACGGCCTGCTCGACGCCAAGGCGAAGGCGGCGCAGACCCAGGCGGCCGGTGGTTTCGCGGCTGCCCAGGCCAACGCGAACGCCCCCCTCGCCCCGGGTGACCAGGGTGAGGAGGAGGGTGCCGACGGCGTGACGGCGAACACCTCCTGGCGGACGGAGCTGGTCGACCAGCTCGCCAGCGGAGGGGCGAACGCGTTCAACGTGGTGGCGCTGAGCGCGGACTCCGTCGATCAGGGCGCCACCAGCCGGGCCCCCCGGGGTTCCGGCAGTGTCGAGGCGTCGAGTGTTCCGCAGAGGCTGAGAGACGACGTCGCCAAGGGGCCCGGGGCGTTCCAGACGTACACGGAGATCCGGTATTCGTACGGGAAGGATCCCCGGCCGGGGCTCGTCGTGGGCAAGCGGCTCTACGACATCGACCACAACCCGTACGAGCTGTACTACCTCTTCCCGCTCACGCAGGAGGAGAAGTCGCTGACCCTGGTCACGACGACGCTCGCAACGGCGGGTCTCTTCGTGGTCGTGCTGCTCGGCGCCATCGCCTGGTTCGTCGTGCGCCAGGTCGTGACACCCGTGCGGATGGCGGCGGGTATCGCCGAACGGCTTTCGGCGGGCCGGCTCCAGGAGCGGATGAAGGTCACCGGGGAGGACGACATCGCCCGCCTCGGTGAGGCCTTCAACAAGATGGCACAGAACCTCCAGCTGAAGATCTCGCAGCTCGAGGAGCTCTCCCGGATGCAGCGCCGGTTCGTCTCCGACGTGAGCCACGAACTGAGGACGCCGCTCACCACCGTGCGGATGGCCGCTGACGTCATCCATGAGGCGCGGGTGGACTTCGACCCGGTGACCGCGCGTTCGGCGGAGCTGCTGGGCGACCAGCTCGACCGCTTCGAGTCGCTCCTGTCGGATCTGCTGGAGATCAGCAGGTTCGACGCGGGGGCGGCGGCCCTGGACGCCGAACCGATAGATCTGCGGTCGGTCGTGCGGCGGGTCATCGGCGGCGCGGAACCACTGGCGGAGCGCAAGGGCAGCCGGATCGTCGTCATGGGCGACGAACTGCCCGTCGTCGCGGAAGCCGACCCGCGCCGTGTCGAACGGGTGCTGCGCAACCTCGTGGTCAACGCCGTGGAGCACGGCGAGGGCAGGGACGTCGTCGTGCGGATGGGTGTCGCGCAGGGTGCCGTGGCCGTCGCCGTCCGGGACTACGGCGTGGGGCTCAAGCCGGGGGAGGCGACCCGGGTCTTCAACCGTTTCTGGCGTGCCGATCCGGCGCGTGCCCGTACCACGGGCGGTACCGGGCTGGGGCTGTCGATCGCGGTGGAGGACGCCCGGCTGCACGGCGGCTGGCTGCAGGCGTGGGGCGAGCCCGGCGGCGGCTCCCAGTTCAGGCTGACGCTGCCGCGTACGGCGGACGAGCCGCTGCGGGGGTCTCCGATACCGCTGGAGCCCGAGGACTCCCGGCGCAACCGGGAGGAGCGCGAGCGGTCGAAGGCCGCGGAGGCGGCCGGGGACCACCGGCTGATGCCGGTGCCGAGCCAGGGGGGAGCCGCGTCACGGGCACAGCTTCCGGTTCCGGCCCGTGGCTCCATGGTGCCGCGACCGGCCCCGGGGCCGGTCGATCCGGCGGCCCTGCCCGGCAGCGGTGCATGGGTGGTGCCCCGCCCGGCGGGAGAACGGCCGGACGGTGCCGTCGGCCCGGTGACGCAGGAACCCGAGCAGGAGGACACGACCCGTGGACACTGA
- a CDS encoding LpqB family beta-propeller domain-containing protein yields the protein MDTDHRQKGPGRRTRVSVLLGCATVVLAGCGAMPVTGDVKAVEASQAGDAQVQVYAVPPREGASPVEIVDGFLESMTSDDPDFRTTRTYLTEQAGRSWQPGKGTTVLAKAPNRTGPSLHDKERRPSETTYTLTGDQVATVDAQSSYRPLAPTDYAEILHLVQEKGADGKEEWRIDVVPDGLVLGQSDFKRLYRSVNKYYFAAGRAEGDPALVADPVYVRNRTDPVTRMDTATQTVRALLAGPTNWLRPVAGSRFPAGTALVKGTTSLTPDDENVLKVPLTGHADKARPGECRMMAAQVLFTLRDLTSARVGQVELQGTDGPLCSLRADEAGEFEAGKGSDAPDSQYFVDDKGHVQRILGSTKGLGVPAPVLGPLGEGPVAMSAVGVSRDERQGAALSQNQQNLYVSSLVDGGEEELVPAVTSRAEKAEDRLSAPSWDGNGDLWVADRDPAGPRLLRLAGGEGEPQTVAVPGLGPGRIEALRLSADGVRIALRVSDGGHTTLRIGRIERHGQGAAARVSVEDLRTAAPQLTDVTAVSWSGRSRLVVVGKEEGGVQQVRYVQADGSTPSSGVLPGVNQVTAVAAADDEQLPLMADTESDGIVKLSPGDNWQTVLKEGSSLVYPG from the coding sequence GTGGACACTGACCACCGGCAGAAAGGCCCCGGCCGCAGGACGCGGGTGTCCGTGCTGCTCGGCTGCGCCACGGTGGTGCTCGCCGGCTGCGGGGCGATGCCGGTCACCGGTGACGTCAAGGCGGTGGAGGCCTCGCAGGCCGGTGACGCCCAGGTCCAGGTGTACGCGGTGCCGCCCAGGGAGGGCGCCTCACCGGTCGAGATCGTCGACGGCTTCCTGGAGTCGATGACGAGCGACGACCCCGACTTCAGGACGACCCGCACCTATCTGACCGAGCAGGCGGGGCGCAGCTGGCAGCCGGGCAAGGGGACGACGGTGCTGGCGAAGGCGCCGAACCGCACCGGGCCCTCGCTCCACGACAAGGAGCGCCGGCCCTCGGAGACCACCTACACGCTGACCGGCGACCAGGTGGCGACGGTCGACGCGCAGAGTTCGTACCGGCCGCTGGCGCCGACGGATTACGCGGAGATCCTGCACCTGGTACAGGAGAAGGGCGCGGACGGCAAGGAGGAGTGGCGCATCGACGTGGTGCCGGACGGTCTGGTGCTCGGGCAGTCCGACTTCAAGCGGCTGTACCGCTCCGTGAACAAGTACTACTTCGCGGCCGGCCGTGCGGAGGGGGACCCGGCACTGGTCGCCGACCCCGTCTACGTACGGAACCGGACCGATCCCGTCACCCGGATGGACACGGCCACCCAGACGGTGCGGGCGCTGCTGGCGGGGCCGACGAACTGGCTGCGGCCGGTTGCCGGTTCGAGGTTCCCCGCGGGCACGGCGCTCGTGAAGGGGACCACCTCGCTGACGCCCGACGACGAGAACGTGCTGAAGGTGCCGCTGACCGGGCACGCGGACAAGGCGCGTCCGGGGGAGTGCCGGATGATGGCGGCGCAGGTGCTGTTCACCCTGCGCGATCTCACCTCGGCCCGGGTGGGGCAGGTGGAGCTGCAGGGCACCGACGGTCCGCTGTGTTCCCTGCGTGCGGACGAGGCCGGGGAGTTCGAGGCCGGCAAGGGCTCCGACGCTCCCGACAGCCAGTACTTCGTCGACGACAAGGGCCATGTGCAGCGGATCCTGGGGAGCACCAAGGGGCTGGGAGTCCCGGCGCCGGTCCTCGGTCCGCTCGGTGAGGGTCCCGTCGCGATGAGCGCGGTCGGGGTCTCCCGGGACGAGCGGCAGGGGGCCGCGCTCTCGCAGAACCAGCAGAACCTCTATGTGTCCTCGCTGGTCGACGGGGGCGAGGAGGAGCTCGTTCCGGCCGTGACCAGTCGCGCCGAGAAGGCGGAGGACCGTCTTTCCGCGCCGAGCTGGGACGGCAACGGGGACTTGTGGGTCGCCGACCGCGACCCGGCCGGTCCCCGGCTGCTCCGGCTGGCCGGCGGGGAGGGGGAACCGCAGACGGTCGCCGTACCGGGGCTGGGCCCGGGGCGGATCGAGGCGCTCCGGCTGTCGGCCGACGGCGTCAGGATCGCGCTGAGGGTCTCTGACGGCGGGCACACGACCTTGCGGATCGGGCGGATCGAGCGCCACGGGCAGGGTGCTGCGGCGCGGGTGTCCGTCGAGGACCTGCGTACCGCCGCACCGCAGCTGACCGATGTGACGGCCGTGTCCTGGTCGGGCCGCAGCCGCCTGGTGGTGGTCGGCAAGGAGGAGGGCGGTGTGCAGCAGGTGCGGTACGTCCAGGCGGACGGTTCGACGCCGTCGTCGGGGGTGCTGCCCGGGGTGAACCAGGTGACGGCCGTCGCCGCGGCTGACGACGAGCAGCTGCCGCTGATGGCGGACACCGAGAGCGACGGGATCGTGAAGCTGTCGCCGGGTGACAACTGGCAGACGGTGCTCAAGGAAGGCTCCTCGCTGGTCTACCCCGGCTGA
- a CDS encoding ComF family protein, whose product MSGWWREFNGLVLPVACGGCGRPRTPLCGECAAELAAPPSRVRPDPEPPGLPVVHAVAPYGDAVRAALLAHKERGALGLAGALGGALADAVRAGAGRLGGEGPVLLVPMPSSRSATAARGHDPVRRMARSAAVRLRCEGVPARVAAVLRQGRRVADQAGLGSRERRENLAGALVVVDRARPLLRGGRVVLVDDLMTTGATLAEGARAVRTAWAGGPGGAAGAEAVPRAGPARACAGAGRAGPASAREAGEGAGVRLAAAVVAASPSAFELNRK is encoded by the coding sequence ATGAGCGGATGGTGGCGGGAGTTCAACGGACTGGTTCTGCCGGTGGCCTGTGGGGGCTGCGGCAGACCGCGTACGCCGCTGTGCGGGGAGTGCGCGGCGGAGCTGGCGGCCCCGCCGTCCCGGGTGAGGCCGGATCCCGAGCCGCCGGGGCTCCCGGTGGTGCACGCGGTCGCCCCGTACGGGGACGCGGTACGCGCGGCGCTGCTGGCCCACAAGGAACGCGGGGCGCTGGGACTGGCCGGAGCGCTGGGCGGGGCGCTGGCGGACGCTGTGCGGGCGGGAGCGGGCCGCCTGGGCGGTGAGGGGCCGGTGCTGCTCGTGCCCATGCCGTCGTCGCGTTCCGCCACGGCCGCGCGCGGGCACGATCCGGTCCGCAGGATGGCCCGGTCCGCGGCGGTCCGGTTGCGGTGCGAGGGCGTCCCGGCGCGGGTGGCCGCGGTTCTGCGGCAAGGACGGCGGGTGGCCGACCAGGCGGGGCTGGGCTCCCGGGAGCGCCGGGAGAACCTGGCGGGCGCGCTGGTGGTGGTGGACCGGGCTCGGCCGTTGCTCAGGGGAGGCCGGGTCGTGCTGGTGGACGACCTGATGACGACCGGGGCGACCCTGGCGGAAGGAGCGCGGGCGGTGCGTACGGCGTGGGCGGGCGGGCCCGGGGGCGCGGCCGGTGCCGAGGCGGTGCCTCGGGCGGGACCCGCCCGTGCCTGTGCAGGGGCGGGCCGTGCGGGCCCCGCCTCGGCGCGGGAGGCGGGTGAAGGGGCTGGGGTGCGGTTGGCGGCCGCGGTGGTGGCGGCTTCTCCGTCGGCTTTCGAATTAAACCGGAAATGA
- the hpf gene encoding ribosome hibernation-promoting factor, HPF/YfiA family — protein sequence MDIVVKGRKTEVPERFRKHVAEKLKLEKIQKFDGKVMSLDVEVSKEPNPRQADRAARVEITLRTRGPVIRAEAAAGDPYAALDLATDKLDARLRKSHDKRYSRRGNGRLSAAEVAEVVPGVASFNADGELIPTETPPSVPTTKVGSLEVQGEGPLVVREKTHVAAPMTLDQALYEMELVGHDFYLFVDSETKEPNVVYRRHAYDYGVIHLRTDPLAADGAGGAGGALGG from the coding sequence GTGGACATCGTCGTCAAGGGCCGCAAGACCGAGGTACCCGAGCGGTTCCGCAAGCACGTGGCCGAGAAGCTGAAGCTGGAGAAGATCCAGAAGTTCGACGGCAAGGTGATGAGCCTGGATGTCGAGGTGTCCAAGGAGCCGAATCCCCGTCAGGCCGACCGGGCGGCGCGGGTGGAGATCACACTTCGCACACGTGGGCCGGTCATCAGGGCCGAAGCGGCGGCAGGCGACCCGTACGCAGCGCTGGATCTGGCCACCGACAAGCTGGACGCGCGGCTGCGCAAGAGCCACGACAAGCGCTACAGCCGCCGGGGCAACGGCCGGCTGTCCGCAGCCGAGGTGGCCGAGGTCGTGCCGGGCGTCGCTTCGTTCAACGCGGACGGCGAGCTGATCCCCACGGAGACGCCGCCGTCCGTGCCCACCACCAAGGTCGGTTCGCTCGAGGTGCAGGGCGAAGGACCGCTCGTGGTGCGTGAGAAGACGCACGTCGCGGCACCGATGACGCTCGACCAGGCGCTCTACGAGATGGAGCTGGTCGGGCACGACTTCTACCTGTTCGTCGACTCCGAGACCAAGGAGCCCAATGTCGTCTACCGGCGGCACGCGTACGACTACGGTGTGATCCACCTGAGGACCGACCCGCTGGCCGCCGACGGTGCGGGCGGCGCGGGCGGTGCGCTCGGCGGCTGA
- a CDS encoding response regulator: MADTFGPVRRTNGAHDTAATDPGVDDGGSRKEPIRVLVVDDHALFRRGLEIVLAQEEDIQVVGEAGDGAEAVDKAADLLPDIVLMDVRMPRRGGIEACTSIKEVAPSAKIIMLTISDEEADLYEAIKAGATGYLLKEISTDEVSTAIRAVADGQSQISPSMASKLLTEFKSMIQRTDERRLVPAPRLTDRELEVLKLVATGMNNRDIAKELFISENTVKNHVRNILEKLQLHSRMEAVVYAMREKILEIR, translated from the coding sequence ATGGCGGACACCTTCGGACCCGTGCGCAGGACGAACGGTGCCCACGACACTGCCGCGACGGACCCGGGCGTGGACGACGGCGGTTCCCGGAAAGAGCCCATCAGAGTCCTGGTGGTCGATGACCACGCCCTCTTCCGCAGGGGGCTGGAGATCGTTCTCGCGCAGGAGGAGGACATCCAGGTCGTCGGGGAGGCGGGCGACGGCGCGGAGGCCGTCGACAAAGCGGCGGACCTGCTTCCCGACATCGTGCTGATGGACGTCCGGATGCCCAGGCGCGGGGGGATCGAGGCGTGCACCTCGATCAAGGAGGTCGCCCCCAGTGCGAAGATCATCATGCTGACGATCAGCGACGAGGAGGCCGACCTCTACGAGGCGATCAAGGCCGGTGCCACCGGTTACCTCCTGAAGGAGATCTCGACCGACGAGGTGTCCACGGCCATTCGCGCCGTGGCGGACGGCCAGTCCCAGATCAGTCCGTCGATGGCGTCGAAGCTCCTCACCGAGTTCAAGTCGATGATCCAGCGCACCGACGAGCGCCGGCTCGTACCGGCGCCCCGGCTGACCGACCGGGAACTCGAGGTGCTCAAACTGGTGGCCACCGGAATGAACAACCGTGATATCGCCAAGGAATTGTTCATCTCCGAGAACACGGTGAAGAACCACGTCCGCAACATTCTGGAGAAGCTGCAACTGCACTCCCGGATGGAAGCCGTGGTCTATGCCATGCGGGAGAAGATCCTGGAGATCCGCTGA
- a CDS encoding winged helix-turn-helix domain-containing protein, giving the protein MTPVPTPVLEISADQARRIALRAQGLLGAPDRRGGVTGVLRHLGAVQLDTISVLARSHELVPYARLGALGRHTVDEAYWSGGRSFEYWSHAACILPMREWPHFAFRRRAYRSRPQWNHPLPDGTYETVIRKLRTEGPLTATELGGAKNGGEWWDWSASKVAVERALMYGEVVCTERRGWKRVYDLAERAIPGAVLNDDLDDAECLRRLVSQAGSALGVGTRADIADYHRLRAEQFDAVVAESGLVPVSVRGWQKPAWAAPEALESEPRGRHRTTLLSPFDSLIWERARTERVFGFTHRLEAYVPRLKRVHGYFAMPLLAGGRLRGRVDPARDGSTLVARQVSLEDRKAVEPMARALVEAASWVGCTDVRLEKVQAPELREPLQAEITRALA; this is encoded by the coding sequence ATGACGCCAGTCCCGACGCCCGTTCTGGAAATCTCCGCCGACCAGGCCCGCCGGATCGCCCTGCGCGCCCAGGGACTGCTGGGCGCCCCGGACCGCAGGGGCGGTGTCACCGGGGTGCTGCGGCACCTCGGTGCCGTCCAGCTCGACACCATCTCCGTGCTGGCCCGTTCGCACGAACTCGTCCCGTACGCGCGGCTCGGCGCCCTCGGGCGCCACACGGTCGACGAGGCGTACTGGTCGGGCGGCCGCTCCTTCGAGTACTGGTCGCACGCGGCGTGCATCCTGCCGATGCGGGAGTGGCCGCACTTCGCCTTCCGCCGCCGCGCCTACCGCTCCCGCCCGCAGTGGAACCACCCCCTCCCCGACGGGACGTACGAGACGGTGATCAGAAAACTGCGCACCGAGGGGCCTCTCACCGCCACGGAGCTGGGCGGCGCGAAGAACGGCGGCGAGTGGTGGGACTGGTCGGCGTCGAAGGTCGCCGTCGAACGCGCCCTGATGTACGGCGAGGTGGTCTGCACCGAGCGGCGCGGCTGGAAGCGCGTCTACGACCTGGCCGAGCGCGCGATCCCCGGCGCGGTGCTGAACGACGACCTGGACGACGCGGAGTGCCTGCGCCGGCTGGTCTCCCAGGCGGGCAGCGCCCTGGGCGTCGGCACCAGGGCGGACATCGCCGACTACCACCGCCTCAGGGCCGAGCAGTTCGACGCCGTGGTCGCGGAATCCGGTCTCGTCCCCGTGTCCGTGCGGGGCTGGCAGAAGCCCGCCTGGGCCGCCCCCGAAGCCCTGGAGTCGGAACCGCGCGGACGCCACCGCACGACACTGCTGTCCCCCTTCGACTCCCTGATCTGGGAACGCGCCCGTACCGAGCGGGTCTTCGGCTTCACCCACCGCCTGGAGGCCTACGTGCCCCGGCTGAAGCGGGTGCACGGCTACTTCGCGATGCCCCTGCTGGCGGGCGGCAGGCTGCGGGGCCGGGTCGACCCCGCCCGGGACGGCAGCACGCTGGTCGCCCGGCAGGTCTCCCTGGAGGACCGAAAAGCCGTGGAGCCGATGGCCCGGGCCCTGGTGGAGGCTGCTTCCTGGGTCGGCTGCACCGATGTGCGGCTGGAGAAGGTGCAGGCCCCGGAGCTACGCGAACCCCTACAGGCGGAAATCACCCGTGCCCTGGCCTGA
- a CDS encoding GNAT family N-acetyltransferase translates to MEPTTLSTERLLLRPFAPTDEEEVFAACQDPAVQRWTVVPSPYTRADAELFTRKLSPDGWADDSMYSFALVPRETGRPAGALGVHRRDRAGIYEVGFWIAREHRGRGLMTEAVREAARWAFTVLAADRLEWRAETGNTASRSVALRAGFRMEGDQRSALLNKGTWRDTWTGALLPSDLGLAGTLPYVPAPGVSGAS, encoded by the coding sequence ATGGAACCCACCACCCTCAGCACCGAACGCCTGCTGCTGCGCCCCTTCGCCCCCACGGACGAGGAGGAGGTGTTCGCCGCCTGCCAGGACCCGGCCGTCCAGCGCTGGACGGTCGTCCCCTCCCCCTACACCCGCGCCGACGCCGAGCTCTTCACCCGCAAGCTCTCCCCCGACGGCTGGGCGGACGACTCGATGTACAGCTTCGCCCTGGTGCCACGGGAGACCGGGCGTCCGGCCGGTGCGCTCGGCGTCCACCGCCGCGACCGGGCCGGCATCTACGAGGTGGGTTTCTGGATCGCCCGGGAACACCGCGGCCGGGGCCTCATGACCGAAGCCGTACGCGAAGCGGCCCGCTGGGCGTTCACCGTGCTCGCCGCGGACCGCCTGGAGTGGCGGGCCGAGACCGGCAACACCGCGTCGCGGTCCGTCGCCCTGCGTGCCGGTTTCCGTATGGAGGGCGACCAGCGCTCGGCACTGCTCAACAAAGGCACCTGGCGCGACACCTGGACCGGCGCGCTGCTCCCCTCGGACCTGGGGCTGGCCGGGACCCTTCCGTACGTCCCGGCACCCGGTGTCAGTGGCGCGTCCTAG
- the secA gene encoding preprotein translocase subunit SecA, which produces MSVFNKLMRAGEGKILRKLHRIADQVSSIEEDFVNLSDAELRALTDEYKERYADGESLDDLLPEAFATVREAAKRVLGQRHYDVQIMGGAALHLGYVAEMKTGEGKTLVGTLPAYLNALSGDGVHLITVNDYLASRDSEMMGRVHKFLGLEVGCIIANMTPAQRREQYACDITYGTNNEFGFDYLRDNMAWSKEELVQRGHNFAIVDEVDSILVDEARTPLIISGPADQATKWYGDFAKLVTRLTRGEAGNPLKGIEETGDYEVDEKKRTVAIHEPGVSKVEDWLGIDNLYESVNTPLVGYLNNAIKAKELFKKDKDYVVIDGEVMIVDEHTGRILAGRRYNEGMHQAIEAKEGVDIKDENQTLATITLQNFFRLYSKLSGMTGTAMTEAAEFHQIYKLGVVPIPTNRPMQRADQSDLIYRTEVAKFAAVVDDIAEKHEKGQPILVGTTSVEKSEYLSQQLSKRGVQHEVLNAKQHDREATIVAQAGRKGAVTVATNMAGRGTDIKLGGNPDDLAEAELRQRGLDPVEHVEEWAAALPAALEKAEEAVRAEFEEVKELGGLYVLGTERHESRRIDNQLRGRSGRQGDPGESRFYLSLGDDLMRLFKAQMVERVMSMANVPDDVPIENKMVTRAIASAQSQVEQQNFETRKNVLKYDEVLNRQREVIYGERRRVLEGEDLQDQIRHFMDDTIDDYIRQETAEGFAEEWDLDRLWGAFKQLYPVKVTVEELEEAAGDLAGVTADFIAESVKDDIHAQYEEREKSLGSDIMRELERRVVLSVLDRKWREHLYEMDYLQEGIGLRAMAQKDPLVEYQREGFDMFNAMMEGIKEESVGYLFNLEVQVERQVEEVPVQDAAERPSLDKKDAPVAAGAGRPEIRAKGLEAPQRPDRLHFSAPTVDGEGGVVEGDFANGDGDGARGSGDGMTRAERRKAQKGGGRRRKK; this is translated from the coding sequence GTGTCCGTCTTCAACAAGCTCATGCGTGCAGGCGAAGGCAAGATCCTGCGCAAACTGCACCGCATCGCGGACCAGGTCAGCTCCATCGAAGAGGACTTCGTCAACCTCTCCGACGCCGAGCTGCGGGCGCTCACCGACGAGTACAAGGAACGGTACGCGGACGGCGAGAGCCTGGACGACCTGCTTCCCGAAGCGTTCGCGACCGTCCGTGAGGCGGCCAAGCGCGTTCTCGGACAGCGCCATTACGACGTCCAGATCATGGGCGGTGCCGCGTTGCACCTCGGTTACGTGGCGGAGATGAAGACCGGTGAGGGCAAGACCCTCGTCGGTACGCTCCCCGCGTACCTCAACGCCCTCTCCGGCGACGGTGTCCACCTGATCACGGTGAACGACTACCTCGCCTCGCGTGACTCCGAGATGATGGGGCGGGTGCACAAGTTCCTCGGTCTCGAGGTCGGCTGCATCATCGCCAACATGACGCCGGCGCAGCGCCGTGAGCAGTACGCCTGCGACATCACCTACGGCACGAACAACGAGTTCGGCTTCGACTACCTCCGCGACAACATGGCGTGGTCCAAGGAGGAGCTCGTCCAGCGCGGGCACAACTTCGCGATCGTCGACGAGGTCGACTCGATCCTCGTGGACGAGGCCCGTACGCCGCTGATCATCTCCGGCCCGGCCGACCAGGCCACGAAGTGGTACGGCGACTTCGCCAAGCTGGTCACGCGCCTGACCAGGGGCGAGGCGGGCAATCCGCTCAAGGGCATCGAGGAGACCGGCGACTACGAGGTCGACGAGAAGAAGCGGACCGTGGCCATCCACGAGCCGGGTGTCTCGAAGGTCGAGGACTGGCTCGGGATCGACAACCTCTACGAGTCGGTCAACACGCCGCTCGTCGGGTACCTCAACAACGCGATCAAGGCCAAGGAACTCTTCAAGAAGGACAAGGACTACGTCGTCATCGACGGCGAAGTCATGATCGTCGACGAGCACACCGGCCGTATCCTCGCCGGCCGCCGTTACAACGAGGGCATGCACCAGGCCATCGAGGCGAAGGAAGGGGTGGACATCAAGGACGAGAACCAGACGCTCGCCACGATCACCCTGCAGAACTTCTTCCGCCTGTACAGCAAGCTCTCCGGTATGACCGGTACGGCGATGACCGAGGCCGCCGAGTTCCACCAGATCTACAAGCTGGGCGTCGTGCCGATCCCGACGAACCGGCCGATGCAGCGCGCCGACCAGTCGGACCTGATCTACCGCACCGAGGTCGCCAAGTTCGCCGCGGTCGTCGACGACATCGCCGAGAAGCACGAGAAGGGGCAGCCGATCCTGGTCGGTACGACCTCGGTCGAGAAGTCCGAGTACCTCTCGCAGCAGCTCTCCAAGCGCGGTGTCCAGCACGAGGTGCTCAACGCCAAGCAGCACGACCGTGAGGCGACGATCGTCGCCCAGGCCGGACGCAAGGGCGCCGTCACCGTGGCCACGAACATGGCCGGCCGGGGCACCGACATCAAGCTGGGCGGCAACCCCGACGACCTCGCCGAGGCGGAGCTGCGCCAGCGGGGCCTGGACCCCGTCGAGCACGTCGAGGAGTGGGCAGCGGCCCTGCCCGCGGCCCTGGAGAAGGCCGAAGAGGCCGTGCGGGCGGAGTTCGAAGAGGTCAAGGAGCTCGGCGGCCTGTACGTCCTGGGCACCGAGCGGCACGAGTCTCGGCGTATCGACAACCAGCTGCGCGGCCGTTCCGGCCGTCAGGGCGACCCGGGCGAGTCCCGGTTCTACCTCTCGCTGGGTGACGACCTGATGCGGCTGTTCAAGGCGCAGATGGTCGAGCGCGTCATGTCGATGGCGAACGTCCCCGACGACGTGCCGATCGAGAACAAGATGGTGACCCGGGCGATCGCGTCCGCGCAGTCGCAGGTGGAGCAGCAGAACTTCGAGACGCGTAAGAACGTCCTGAAGTACGACGAGGTGCTCAACCGCCAGCGTGAGGTCATCTACGGCGAGCGCCGGCGGGTTCTGGAGGGCGAGGACCTGCAGGACCAGATCCGGCACTTCATGGATGACACGATCGACGACTACATCCGCCAGGAGACGGCCGAGGGCTTCGCCGAGGAGTGGGACCTGGACCGGCTGTGGGGTGCCTTCAAGCAGCTCTACCCGGTGAAGGTCACGGTAGAGGAGCTGGAGGAGGCCGCGGGCGATCTGGCCGGTGTGACGGCCGACTTCATCGCCGAGTCGGTGAAGGACGACATCCACGCCCAGTACGAGGAGCGCGAGAAGAGCCTCGGCTCGGACATCATGCGTGAGCTGGAGCGGCGCGTGGTGCTGTCCGTCCTGGACCGCAAGTGGCGTGAGCACCTCTACGAGATGGACTACCTCCAGGAGGGCATCGGCCTCCGTGCCATGGCGCAGAAGGACCCGCTGGTCGAGTACCAGCGGGAGGGCTTCGACATGTTCAACGCCATGATGGAGGGCATCAAGGAGGAATCGGTCGGCTACCTGTTCAACCTGGAGGTCCAGGTCGAGCGGCAGGTCGAGGAGGTCCCGGTGCAGGACGCGGCCGAGCGGCCGTCCCTGGACAAGAAGGACGCGCCGGTGGCCGCGGGTGCCGGGCGGCCGGAGATCCGGGCCAAGGGCCTGGAGGCGCCTCAGCGCCCGGACCGGCTGCACTTCTCCGCGCCCACGGTGGACGGGGAGGGCGGGGTCGTCGAGGGTGACTTCGCCAACGGTGACGGCGACGGTGCGCGGGGTTCCGGTGACGGGATGACGCGCGCGGAGCGCCGCAAGGCGCAGAAGGGCGGCGGTCGCCGCCGCAAGAAGTAA